A DNA window from Chryseobacterium sp. MEBOG06 contains the following coding sequences:
- a CDS encoding Omp28-related outer membrane protein, with product MKKSLLFLHSVIFIFLLLCSCKGNESDEGNSAVTYISVSSEGGNEKLLGKTFTFKVKDNLSSDVTSQSKIYVNNQLINGNTYTPLEKGTYNVKATYKDLPVNPISVNSVVNEGVAFKHRILYEDFTGTWCGYCTIALARHDNLSLQTGDYVFMGIHGPEGTTDPWANATSTEMEVLKNITEWPGMFINRNIVWVYDSNYTDMSLPLSQIKAYSRIGIKMNSTISGNKVNIEARVFFTENLDNLKIAAFIVEDELVHNQKNYIGTLYGGGSAIYNYTHHNVLRNKLGSVTGDPIPDSQTVISNEYIRSFQYNILSGFNPEHLKVIIMILDENGSVLNVREEKIGTNNSYEFL from the coding sequence ATGAAAAAAAGCTTATTATTTCTTCATAGTGTGATTTTTATTTTTTTGTTACTCTGCTCCTGTAAAGGGAATGAGAGCGATGAAGGAAATTCAGCGGTGACGTATATTTCTGTCTCCTCTGAAGGCGGAAATGAAAAATTACTGGGAAAGACATTTACTTTTAAAGTAAAAGACAACCTTAGCAGTGATGTAACATCACAAAGTAAAATATATGTCAATAACCAGCTTATAAATGGAAATACCTATACTCCCCTTGAAAAAGGAACCTACAATGTAAAAGCAACTTATAAAGATCTGCCTGTAAATCCTATTTCAGTAAATTCTGTAGTAAATGAAGGGGTTGCCTTTAAGCATAGGATTTTATATGAAGATTTTACGGGGACCTGGTGCGGATACTGCACAATAGCATTGGCAAGACATGATAATTTGTCTTTGCAGACAGGAGATTATGTTTTTATGGGGATTCATGGCCCGGAAGGAACTACTGATCCCTGGGCTAATGCAACGAGTACAGAGATGGAGGTGCTGAAAAATATCACAGAATGGCCAGGTATGTTTATCAATAGGAATATTGTTTGGGTATATGATTCCAATTATACAGATATGTCACTTCCGCTCAGTCAGATTAAGGCTTACAGTAGAATAGGGATTAAGATGAATTCTACGATTTCCGGAAACAAAGTAAATATAGAGGCCAGGGTCTTCTTTACGGAAAATCTTGACAATCTTAAGATTGCAGCCTTTATTGTGGAAGATGAATTGGTACATAATCAAAAAAACTATATCGGAACGCTTTATGGTGGTGGCAGTGCAATTTATAATTACACCCACCATAATGTTTTACGAAACAAACTGGGATCTGTAACCGGAGATCCTATTCCTGATTCACAAACGGTAATCTCGAACGAATATATAAGATCATTCCAATATAACATCTTATCCGGATTCAATCCTGAACATTTGAAAGTAATTATTATGATACTGGATGAAAATGGAAGTGTATTGAATGTTAGAGAAGAAAAAATAGGAACAAATAACAGTTACGAATTTTTATAA
- a CDS encoding T9SS-dependent choice-of-anchor J family protein: MKKILFIIGIFLFGLYQSQTYYSQNFNTPGLNGWVSTDIDGDTYQWSNMNVSSINPDFGTGSLVSFSYISVINAGVTPDNLVTSPLINLGTVSASNVFLKYDLATHIDYPEEKYSVYVTTSNNSGVITASSPVFTETVAAGGFQKRSIDLTSFIGQQVYVSFRHYDCNDQFYLVVDNVEVKTIADKDIALKKVSLDRYGVTNSNYTIKATVTNNGTETINNITVNWNDGTADHISTIALAVPLASGEETIVNHPVSVNYSSVVDKNIDVTVTQVNGAADATPADNSLTTTFNTVSQNSTKKVLIEEGTGTWCGWCPRGTVAMNYMDINFPDNFIGIAVHNNDPMEVAAYNTGAAFSGFPGMNVDRVFLGESVSTTDMTSYVNERKNIVVPAQLDGSASLSGDQLTFNASATFRTNFTNANFRFAVVLIEDGVKGTIAGYKQTNYYANNAYGPMGGFEGLPNPVPAAQMEYNHVGRMLLGGYTGQAGSIPTTLTDGQNVIYTFNATIPPTYNMGKIKAVVLLLDAGTGEVVNARSFILSSLGTNDAETNANYLTIYPNPAADYIKVQANHNVDLRFYDASGKLVLEKSNVIPDSPVSVQALSKGVYMVSIIEKKSKSKTQKLIIK; the protein is encoded by the coding sequence ATGAAAAAGATTTTATTTATTATTGGTATTTTTCTATTTGGATTATACCAATCACAGACTTACTACAGTCAGAACTTTAACACCCCGGGACTCAACGGGTGGGTAAGTACAGACATTGATGGAGATACTTATCAATGGAGTAATATGAACGTTTCATCTATAAATCCGGATTTTGGGACAGGATCACTGGTTTCTTTCTCTTATATAAGTGTTATCAATGCAGGAGTAACGCCTGATAATCTTGTCACTTCACCGTTAATCAACCTGGGCACGGTTAGTGCATCTAACGTTTTCCTGAAGTATGATCTGGCAACACATATAGATTATCCTGAGGAGAAGTACTCAGTATATGTTACGACTTCTAATAACTCAGGAGTGATAACAGCTAGTAGCCCTGTTTTTACAGAAACAGTTGCAGCAGGCGGTTTCCAAAAAAGATCAATCGATCTTACATCTTTTATCGGACAGCAGGTTTATGTTTCATTCAGACATTATGATTGTAATGATCAATTTTATTTAGTTGTAGACAATGTTGAGGTGAAAACTATTGCAGATAAAGATATTGCTCTGAAAAAAGTGTCTTTAGATCGGTATGGGGTGACTAATTCAAATTATACTATTAAAGCAACAGTGACGAATAATGGTACAGAAACTATTAATAACATCACTGTTAACTGGAATGACGGGACAGCAGATCATATTTCCACAATAGCATTAGCCGTTCCTTTGGCTTCAGGGGAGGAAACAATTGTCAATCATCCTGTTTCTGTAAATTATTCATCAGTTGTAGATAAAAATATTGATGTTACTGTTACGCAGGTTAATGGTGCAGCAGATGCTACTCCTGCGGATAACAGCCTTACCACAACCTTCAACACCGTAAGTCAGAATTCTACTAAAAAAGTTCTGATAGAAGAAGGGACCGGTACATGGTGCGGATGGTGCCCAAGGGGTACGGTTGCAATGAATTATATGGACATCAATTTTCCTGATAATTTTATAGGAATTGCAGTACATAACAATGATCCTATGGAGGTCGCTGCATATAATACAGGGGCAGCATTTTCCGGATTTCCGGGAATGAATGTAGATAGAGTCTTTTTAGGTGAATCAGTAAGTACTACTGACATGACCTCTTATGTTAACGAGAGAAAAAATATTGTAGTTCCGGCTCAGCTGGATGGCTCGGCCTCTTTATCAGGAGATCAGCTTACTTTTAATGCATCGGCTACATTCAGAACTAATTTTACTAATGCCAACTTCAGATTTGCTGTAGTTTTAATAGAAGATGGAGTAAAAGGTACAATTGCAGGTTATAAACAAACCAATTATTATGCAAACAATGCATATGGACCCATGGGAGGTTTTGAAGGCTTACCTAATCCGGTTCCTGCAGCACAAATGGAATACAATCATGTAGGAAGAATGCTGTTAGGAGGTTATACAGGGCAGGCAGGATCAATTCCGACTACTCTTACAGATGGACAGAATGTAATCTATACTTTTAATGCAACTATCCCTCCAACATACAATATGGGCAAAATAAAAGCAGTAGTACTTCTACTGGATGCCGGTACAGGTGAAGTTGTGAATGCACGTTCTTTTATATTGAGTAGTTTAGGTACGAATGATGCAGAAACCAATGCAAACTATCTTACAATATATCCTAATCCAGCTGCAGATTACATCAAAGTGCAGGCAAATCATAACGTAGATCTAAGGTTTTATGACGCTTCAGGAAAGCTTGTTTTAGAGAAGTCTAATGTCATTCCGGACAGCCCCGTTTCTGTTCAGGCATTAAGCAAAGGGGTCTATATGGTTTCTATAATAGAAAAGAAATCAAAGTCTAAAACCCAAAAATTAATTATAAAATAA